Within the Thermosipho africanus Ob7 genome, the region ATCTAGAATAAACTTGTTTAGTTACAAAAAGAGTTACGAAAACTTTTCCATTAACTTCTAAAACCTTACCGTTTTCCTCGGAAACATTTAAATATTCTAATGCCCTTTTAACTGTATCAACATTTATATCTTCAAAAACCATTCTGTAAGGATTACCTATTGTTCTATCATTATTTAATCTAATCACTACATCTCTAAACTTCTCTGGAACTTTTATGTCTTGACCTAAAGATTTAAATGGTATATTTAAGCTTTCTAAAATAGTTTTTATTCTTTCTGGATACCCAACTTCAACTGTTACATAATCAAAAAATGGATCGTCAAAACTATCTTTTAAAATTGAAATTAAGTAACCAATAGTATTAGCAGATTCATTATCTGAATATATCGCAACTTGCCTTAATCCATACAAAATAGAATATTTAAAATCATATATACTCGAAATATTAGTTAAAAAATCTTCTAAAACTTCTTTACTAACATTAAATTTAAAGTAATACCATGACTTACTGGGCTGCTGAGATATAGCATCAGCAATTAATCTGTGTTCCCTAATGCCTCCATAGACAAATAGTTTGCTCTTATCCTTTATATAATTAGCAAAAGTTCCAGCACCAAGTAACAATCTTATTTTCTCAGAATCAATTTCCTCATAATAAATTTGCCAATAATATGCAAAATTCTTTTTAATTTCATTTTCTAACCCCAAATAAAGCGTTCCATCCGGTCCATATGCATAACAAACATCTGGATTATTTAATAGTAACAATCTTAAAGCATCTTCAATAGAAACATCATTGACCTCGAGATTCACATTTTTATTTCTAACTCCATCGTATAGTGAAATATTAACACCAATTGCATCAGAAAAATCCCTTATAACAACATCCAATGGAGCATTCAAAAATGAAAAACTATATTTCTTATCAGAAACACTTACAGGCATTGTAATAACTATTTTATTCCCCATAACAATCCAATCAACCTTAACTGGTACCAGATAAAACAAGAATACATTTGTATCATTATTAATAGTTACTATTTGTAAACCTTCTAAAGGACCTTTCGATACTGGTAAAAATGAATTTTTAGAAATTGTATTTTTTAAGGTCAAATAATAAACATTTTGTGAATCATTCCAACCAAAATCAACTTCAGAGGGTTGAAGATTCCTATCATTCTCTATTATCAACTGCATTTTATTACCATTTATGTAATAATCAACGTTAACTAAATTAGCAATCAAATTTAAAGATATAACCAAAAATAAAATAACTGCAAATTTAATTTTCATCACTTATCCCCCCTGACTTTTTTGAAACTATTAATTTAATACTTCCATCTTTAATATCTAATACCACAAGACTATTTCCTGAAATATTTAATATGTAATATCTATTTAGTAAAATCTGCTTGGGATCAACTTTCAATAATTGCTTATCATTTCTTAAATATACCACTGAAGTTCCTGATTCATCATAATAACCTAAATATTCTAAATCTTCTACAATTGAAAAATTACCCAATTTCGAGTAACTTCCATCAATTTTCAAGTAATAAGGCTCAAAAAAACTTACATCTTTTACATTAATAAAGTTTAGATAATAATCTTTTATTTTAACAACATTAACAGAACTTAAAACTTCAACTTCTAAACTTTTTCTCAAATTTAAAATAGAAATGAAAAAAATTACTACAATTAAAATTAACACTAAAATAATAAATAAATATTTCTTATTTAATGTCAATTATATCACCAACCTCTAAATCTAACGAAATGTTTGCTTTACTTTTGGAATTAAATATTAATGGAAAATCAACATTTACATCAACATTTAATTTATTAATAATTATAGATTTTGAATTAACCAAATTATAGAAAAACTTTTCAAATTCTTCCCTTTCAAGTGTATTAGATAAACGTTTGTTTTCATCTAAATACTTAGCTATTTCACTACTAAAATGACTATCTTTATTTAAAAATAACTTTGCATTATTATACTGCGTTAACAAAATTTTAAAATCACTAATTTTCCTATCTAAAATTATAGTTTTTTGATTAAACTTTTTTAAAAATGAAATTTTAATAAATAAAAAATCATACAGTGCAAATAAAATCCCAAACAAAAAGGCTATAATTAAAATCAAATTAGCAATTTTTAATTTCAAACTCACAACTCTCCCCCCAATTGTAACTCATACATTTTAAAATTCTCATATACATTTTTAATGTCAGTAACTTTTAGTTCGACATTTTTATAATACTTACTTAATTTCTCCTTTATCGTTTCGGGAACAACAGGCTTTTCCGAATATTCATAAAAAGTTATCAAAAAACTATTACCATCAAATTCAATATTTTTTATAAAAAAATATTCATTAATATTAGATAATTCATTAACTAAAACTTGAAGAAAATACTTTGAAAAGAAAGATTTATTCAAAGAAGTTTTTAAAAATCTAATCTTATTAATCAAACTATTTATTTTAGAATCATATTCTGAAATCTTTAAATCAACAATGTCAGGAATTTCAGTTAATTCATTAAAAGAAATTTCATTAAAAACCAATGGATGATTTCTAATTATATTTGCTATATTTGTAAACAAAAAGAATTGAGAAAAATAATACAATGAAAAAAAAGGTAGAAACGATATAATTAAATATATTAAAAATCTCTTTAATGAAATTCTCTTTTCTTTATCTTTGTATAAATTTAAATTTTCCAAACTCAAATCCCCCCCTTGTAATTAACCCTAAACTTCCTAAATACTTAGGTTTTATAACAGGATATTTAAAATTGCGAGCAGTGAAAATTTTATTAAAAATTTCAGAATCTGTATAATGTTCAAAAATTAATTTATTCACTAATTCTGAATCAGTATATACAAATCCAGATTGTATATCTTCAATAGTTAATTGTTTTTGAGAAGAATTTAAACTAACAAAAATCTCACGTTCAATCAATGAAAACATGTCTCCTAAAAAATTGTATAAAAATCTACTAACATCTTCTTTTAAAACTTCATCATCCAAATCTTCAACTTCATATAAATTATAACCAAATTCATCATTGCACAAATCATTTAAGTATTTTAGGCTCAATTCTGAATACCTTACCGATTCAATATTACTTCCATTTAAAATAATTAGCCCCGAATATTCTGAATTTATGAAAAATTCAATGTTATAACCTGGAAATTTTGAAAGCAATAAAGATTCCTTAAAGAAATCAGGATAAACAATATCTGGTTCAGGTATCTTCATAGATTCTAATTTGTGAAAATACTCATTTAAATCGGCTTTTCTTACAACAAATACTTCCAAACCGTTAGAAGTTTTTAAAAAATCAAAACTAAATTCAGAACTTTCTAAATTAAAATTTTGTGAAACTTCTAAAACGATATAATTTTCAATATCCTTCCTTTTTTTTATCATTGGCATTTGAAGATTTAAATTTAAAATCAAATCCCAAGGTATATTCACTATAATCAAATCATCTACTTCAAATTCAAAATCTCCATTATATTCTCTTAATTCTTTAATTTTGATTTTTCCAAAAAAATACTCACCAACCGCCTGATATACTTTACTGCCAATTATATCAAACCCAACCAATCTTCTACTTAAAAGATTCGGCAAAAAACTTCCCCCCTTTATTTTACAGATACATCAAATGAAATAGGTTCAATCTTAAAACTCCCAAAAGTTCCTGAAGTAACACTTTTTCTTGGAATAATTCTCAAGTTATTATCTTCAAAATAATCTCCAAAATATATCTTCTTCCTTATTAGTATTTCATTCTTTGTAAATAACGAGTAATAAATTTTGACAGTATCAGCATTATACTCAATCATATCAGCATTAGATTTCCACAATCCACAATATACAATCGTTTTAAATAATTCTTCTTCTAGCATAACTTTATCAAGAATCGAAAACAACGAAAAAATTGAAACAGAAAAAACTATTAACGAAATTGCAATAACCATTAAAACCTCAATATATGTCATATTAACCACCAAAAGTAGATTGCATTTGAAAAATAGTAGAATACATTGCATAAGCTAAAAATGCAATAAACAAACCTACAAAAGCAATCATTAAAGGTTCAAGCATTGATAAAAGTTTTTTTGTATCCTGTTGAATTTGCTCATCAAAAAAGTCCGCCACTTTTTCCATAATCGTGTCTAACTTACCTGTTTCCTCTCCAGTACCAATCATTTCATAAATAATCTGAGGAAAAACTTTTTCACTTTTCAAAGCTTGCTTTAAAGTACTTCCACTTTTTACTTTTTCAGAAACATTTTTTATTTTCATAATAAACTTTAAATTATTTGAAGCTTTTGCTGCCATCTCCAATGAATCTATTATTGAAACACCACTTGCAATTAAAACTCCAAATGTTCTACAAAATCTTTCATATGTAATTTTCTCCTGCAATTTCCTAATCGGTGGAAATAATCTTCCGAAAAATTCTTTCGTTTTTTTACCCGGTTCTGTTCTTAAAAATAAAAACATTCCAACTAATAAAGAAATTATAACAAAAGCTACCATAAATGGATTACCTGTCACAACTTTATTGACACTAATTAAAAAGGAAATTATACCCCCTGTTGGTATAGTTCCAAACACATTGAAAAGCTTTGGCAAGATAAAAACACTTATTACTACAACAACTATAACAGCAAATCCTAAAATAAACGTAGGATAAACCATAGCGGATTTTACCTGTTGATTTGTTCTATTTAAATTTTCATAATAACTAGCTAATTTTTCAAGAGTTTCCTCTAAAACACCACCTTCTTCTCCGGCTTTAATCATATTGATAAATACGTCATCAAAAACTTTTTGCTTTTTAAACGCTTCTGAAAGAGACGTTCCCACATCTAATTCACTAACTATATTAACTAAAATACTCCTGAACCTTTTTGAAAATATCTCTTGGTTTGACAAAATATAAATTGCCTCTCTTAACCTTAATCCGGCTTTTACCATAGTTTCTAATTGCCTTGTAAAAAAAACTATATCTTTTAATCTTATACTAAATATATTAAAATTAAATTTCTTTACTTTACTAGCTTCTTTAACATCTATAACTATGTAACCACTAGATTTTAGCTTTGATAAAGCTTCCTGAATGTTGTATGCTTCAATTTCCCCTCTTACCTTTTTCATTTCTTTATCGTAGGCTTTATAAGCAAATTTCAAAATAATTCCCCCCTGTTTACAGGAAATAACCTTCCATCTACAATTTCAAAAGTTTTACCTTTAAAGTCCAAAAATTTTTCAAGATCATGTGTTACTATTATCAATGTTTTATCTTTTTTACTGACCCAAAGTTTCAAAAATTCAATCAACGACTTTTCAGATTTATAATCTAAACTTACTGTCGGCTCGTCTAATATAAGGAGTTCTGGATCATGAGCAATTGCACTAGCTATTGCAACTTTTCTTTGTTGACCGCCAGAAAGTTGAAATGGAGATTTTTTCAATAACTCATCATCTAAATTCATTAAATCCTTAATTTCTTCTAATCTTTCTTTTGGATTTTTAATTTCAAAATTTTTTATTGAAAACATAATTTCATCCTCTACAGTCTCAGAAAAAAACTGCTTTTCTGGAAACTGAAAGGCAAAACCTATTTTTTTCCTAAATTTATGAGGATTTGTAAAAGGATCCTCGCCGTCAACAACTATCTCTCCAAAAGTAGGCTTCAAAAGAAAATCCATTAAATATAACAAAGTAGTCTTACCGCTTCCCGATTTCCCAATTATGAAAATAACTTCATTATCATTAATTTTAAAGTTTATATCTTTTAAAACATGCTTTTGAAATACTGTTTTATAATTATAAATATAATTTACATTTTTTAATTCAAGCGTCATAATTTTTTAGAACTATAAACCCTTATTCCTCCTTCTTTACACAATTCTTCAACATTTCCAAAAATCGATCTCATATATTCTTTTATTCTCTTTCCACCTTTATTATGGTATGCAACAAGTTCTAATGTACCACCCTCTCTAAGCTTTTCAAATGCACCCTCAATCAAGTTCATCCAAACTTGTTTTCCTGCCACAATTGGTGGATTTGAAATTATATGATCAAAACTCATATTATTCCACGGTTCATATAAATATCCCTGTCTGATATCAGCTTCAATATTGTTATCTTTACTATTAATTTTTGCAAACTCAACTGCGCGCTGATTTATATCGCTCATATAAAGGTTAATGTCAGGATTTTCTTTTTTTAGAGTTATTCCAATCACTCCATAACCACAGCCAATATCTAATACATCTCCAAAATTAATTCTACTATTTTCGATCAAAATTTTTGTCGCTCTATCAATCTTTCCAAATGAATATACACCACTCGGGCTTTTAAATCTGTATACATGACCATTTTTTAGTTTTAATTCAACAATCTTTACTTTTAAAACACTTGTTGGTTTTTCAGTATAGTAATGCTCAAACATTTAATCCCTCCAAAATTTATGTTCTCCATACAATAGAACTTTTTCATTATTAAAAATTTCTTCAAAATTAACTTTTCCTAAAAATATATTATGATCTCCTGATTCAAAATCTCCAATTTTTTCACACTCTAAATATGCAACTACACCATTTAATATAGGAATTTTATTTTTACTCATTTTAAAATCAATTCCTTCAAATTTGTTAAAATTTCTTCCAGAAATAGTTCCAAAATGTTTTGCAATATTTATCTGATTGATACTAAGCAAATTTATTCCAAAAAAATTTACTTTTTTCAAAAGTTCATAGCTATATCGCTGTTTACCTATTGAAATTGCTAAAAGTTTTGGATCTATAGAAGTCCTCATTATCCAGGCTACAGTTATCCCATTTAAATTACCATTATAATTCATTGTTACAACTGCTACAGAGTTATAAATTTTTGACAAAGCATCCATAAAATCACCTCAGAATATATTATAACATAGTAATTTTTATAACAATATTTTTACTGAAAATTTGTTTTTCATTTGGTATAATATATTGAGATAAAATGAAGGAGGTGTATATTTTGAATTTAAATCTTGAAGAAATTTCAAAAAAATGTAGAGGAGATATTTTAACCATGACCACCGTAGCTCAATCTGGACATCCAGGTGGTTCTATGTCATCAATTGATATTTTAGTTAGTTTATACTCTTTTGCAAGAGTTTTTCCAAATGATCCTTGGAACGAAGATAGAGATAGAATCATAGTTAGCCATGGTCACATTTCACCTGCGGTATATAGTACACTTGCAGCGTATGGGTTTATCAATAGAGAAGAAGTTTTAACTGGTTTTAGACATCCATCAAGTATTTTTGAAGGACATATCACAAGAGGTATTCCTGGCGTTGAATGGACTACTGGAAATCTTGGCCAAGGACTTTCCGCAGGTGTTGGAATGGCTTTAGCTGGAAAATTAAAAAATAAAGACTATCATGTTTACGTTGTTATGAGTGACGGTGAAAGTGCAAAAGGCCAAGTAGCAGAAGCAAGAAGAACTGCAAATAAATATAATCTCGATAACCTAACTGTTATTATTGACTATAACGATATTCAAATCAGCGGGAGAGCAAGAGAGATAATGTATGTAGATCTAAAAAAAGAATATGAAGCAGCTGGATGGAATACTTTGGAAATAAACGGACACGATTTCGAGCAAATACTCTCGGCTCTAAAAATTGCTAAAAATGATGGAAAACCAACAGCAATAATTGCACATACTATTATTGGAAAAGGCGTAAGCTTTATGGAAGATACACCAAAATACCACGGTAAACCATTATCAATAGAAGAATTCAAAAAGGCTATTCAAGAACTCGGATTAAATATTGATATAGATAAATACATTGAAAATAGAAAAAAACTGCCAATTTCAGAACATAAAAAATTGTTATTAAAATACGATGTAAATATCAATAAAGGTGAATTTAGAACTTATACAGAAAAAACTGA harbors:
- a CDS encoding type II secretion system protein is translated as MTYIEVLMVIAISLIVFSVSIFSLFSILDKVMLEEELFKTIVYCGLWKSNADMIEYNADTVKIYYSLFTKNEILIRKKIYFGDYFEDNNLRIIPRKSVTSGTFGSFKIEPISFDVSVK
- a CDS encoding type II secretion system F family protein; this encodes MKFAYKAYDKEMKKVRGEIEAYNIQEALSKLKSSGYIVIDVKEASKVKKFNFNIFSIRLKDIVFFTRQLETMVKAGLRLREAIYILSNQEIFSKRFRSILVNIVSELDVGTSLSEAFKKQKVFDDVFINMIKAGEEGGVLEETLEKLASYYENLNRTNQQVKSAMVYPTFILGFAVIVVVVISVFILPKLFNVFGTIPTGGIISFLISVNKVVTGNPFMVAFVIISLLVGMFLFLRTEPGKKTKEFFGRLFPPIRKLQEKITYERFCRTFGVLIASGVSIIDSLEMAAKASNNLKFIMKIKNVSEKVKSGSTLKQALKSEKVFPQIIYEMIGTGEETGKLDTIMEKVADFFDEQIQQDTKKLLSMLEPLMIAFVGLFIAFLAYAMYSTIFQMQSTFGG
- a CDS encoding ATP-binding cassette domain-containing protein; amino-acid sequence: MTLELKNVNYIYNYKTVFQKHVLKDINFKINDNEVIFIIGKSGSGKTTLLYLMDFLLKPTFGEIVVDGEDPFTNPHKFRKKIGFAFQFPEKQFFSETVEDEIMFSIKNFEIKNPKERLEEIKDLMNLDDELLKKSPFQLSGGQQRKVAIASAIAHDPELLILDEPTVSLDYKSEKSLIEFLKLWVSKKDKTLIIVTHDLEKFLDFKGKTFEIVDGRLFPVNRGELF
- a CDS encoding class I SAM-dependent methyltransferase, producing the protein MFEHYYTEKPTSVLKVKIVELKLKNGHVYRFKSPSGVYSFGKIDRATKILIENSRINFGDVLDIGCGYGVIGITLKKENPDINLYMSDINQRAVEFAKINSKDNNIEADIRQGYLYEPWNNMSFDHIISNPPIVAGKQVWMNLIEGAFEKLREGGTLELVAYHNKGGKRIKEYMRSIFGNVEELCKEGGIRVYSSKKL
- a CDS encoding flavin reductase family protein, translating into MDALSKIYNSVAVVTMNYNGNLNGITVAWIMRTSIDPKLLAISIGKQRYSYELLKKVNFFGINLLSINQINIAKHFGTISGRNFNKFEGIDFKMSKNKIPILNGVVAYLECEKIGDFESGDHNIFLGKVNFEEIFNNEKVLLYGEHKFWRD
- a CDS encoding transketolase, which produces MKEVYILNLNLEEISKKCRGDILTMTTVAQSGHPGGSMSSIDILVSLYSFARVFPNDPWNEDRDRIIVSHGHISPAVYSTLAAYGFINREEVLTGFRHPSSIFEGHITRGIPGVEWTTGNLGQGLSAGVGMALAGKLKNKDYHVYVVMSDGESAKGQVAEARRTANKYNLDNLTVIIDYNDIQISGRAREIMYVDLKKEYEAAGWNTLEINGHDFEQILSALKIAKNDGKPTAIIAHTIIGKGVSFMEDTPKYHGKPLSIEEFKKAIQELGLNIDIDKYIENRKKLPISEHKKLLLKYDVNINKGEFRTYTEKTDNRSALGRAIADLALINDNVVAVDCDLKSSVKLDFLDKERKDRLIEIGVQEHNAAALAGALSVEGFITFFADFGVFGIDETFNQHRLNAINNTNLKVVVTHCGTDVGEDGKTHHALNYVSAPLSWFGFKVIVPADPNQTDRAVRYVASEYGNFVIAMGRSKLEPIKKEDGSIFFDENYEFKYGKIDILRDGDDIVIITMGSIIPPALKAVDELRNEGIKVGLLNVSCPLDLDEEVLTRYTRNKVIVIEDHNVYNGLGTLIENKLFNLKIIPDKFVKIGIDRFPVSGNSNYLFKIYGFDSDSIKNKVKEILED